The Bacillus sp. Y1 genome has a window encoding:
- a CDS encoding phytoene desaturase family protein, whose product MRVAIIGGGIGGLTSALLLSQKGINVTIYEKSHKLGGRLAFEGNDEFRIDQGPTIVLLPDMIKTILSEGGISPSAYKLLKCDPLYKIHFSDGSTYTKYSDRLKQEKEIAKMFPEDVKGFNQFITDMKTRFQLGKIHFLEKPFLSFQEFWNYRTVMLLAKLKAYRSVYKELSTYFTNEKLRISYALQTLYIGGNPFTTPAIYSLVSFSEHDHGIYYLQGGYASLVAVLEEELRKRKVNIYTSCHVEKIISSGNKAEYLMVNGRKEIYDSYIINGDFPVEQKRLLNRERSFTPSSACLLIYLGLSKTFESPSLHQFFIGDDFARSMKEIFEEETIPQSPSFYTFYPSAIDATLAPLGKSVLYTLVPVPAGDHIDWDIEAPKLVDRIIEKMNHKGFLGIKAHIEWSKVRTPADAMREGLYKGGSFGIAPTLFQSGMYRPQVKPFHEKNIFAVGASIHPGGGIPIVMQGAKLLVDYICDEMNERIGKEVKSVDNY is encoded by the coding sequence ATGAGAGTAGCGATTATTGGAGGAGGGATTGGAGGTCTTACATCCGCTCTACTGTTATCCCAAAAAGGAATCAATGTGACTATCTATGAAAAGTCCCACAAATTAGGGGGAAGATTAGCATTTGAAGGGAACGATGAGTTTCGGATTGATCAAGGTCCTACCATTGTCCTTTTACCGGATATGATAAAAACCATTTTATCAGAAGGAGGTATTTCCCCTTCTGCTTACAAGCTTTTAAAATGTGATCCATTGTATAAGATTCATTTTTCAGATGGATCTACTTACACAAAGTATAGTGACCGATTGAAACAGGAAAAGGAAATTGCGAAGATGTTCCCTGAGGATGTAAAGGGGTTCAACCAATTTATTACTGATATGAAAACTAGATTTCAACTAGGTAAAATTCATTTTTTAGAAAAGCCTTTTCTAAGTTTTCAAGAGTTTTGGAACTATCGAACGGTCATGCTTCTAGCAAAATTAAAGGCTTATAGAAGTGTATATAAGGAACTCTCAACATACTTTACAAATGAAAAATTGCGAATTTCTTATGCCTTACAAACGCTTTATATCGGTGGAAATCCATTTACGACACCTGCCATTTATAGTTTAGTATCGTTTAGCGAACATGATCATGGGATTTATTATTTACAAGGTGGATACGCCAGTTTGGTAGCGGTACTTGAGGAGGAGCTTAGAAAGCGTAAGGTGAACATCTATACCTCCTGTCATGTAGAGAAAATTATATCAAGTGGGAACAAAGCAGAGTATTTAATGGTAAATGGAAGAAAGGAAATCTATGATTCGTATATTATAAACGGTGATTTTCCGGTGGAGCAAAAGAGGTTATTAAATAGAGAACGATCATTTACACCGTCATCTGCTTGTCTATTAATCTATTTGGGTCTTAGCAAGACGTTTGAGTCTCCATCCCTTCACCAATTCTTTATCGGAGATGACTTTGCTCGATCGATGAAGGAGATTTTTGAGGAAGAAACTATTCCACAATCACCATCGTTTTACACCTTCTATCCTTCAGCAATTGACGCAACTCTTGCCCCTTTAGGTAAGAGTGTTCTGTATACGCTTGTTCCAGTACCGGCTGGGGATCATATTGATTGGGATATAGAAGCGCCGAAATTAGTTGATAGAATTATTGAGAAAATGAATCACAAAGGCTTTCTAGGTATAAAGGCACATATTGAATGGTCAAAGGTTCGAACTCCTGCAGACGCTATGCGGGAAGGATTGTATAAAGGAGGAAGTTTTGGTATTGCCCCTACACTTTTTCAATCAGGTATGTATCGACCACAGGTAAAGCCTTTTCATGAGAAGAATATTTTTGCAGTTGGAGCATCAATACATCCAGGGGGTGGAATTCCAATTGTCATGCAAGGAGCCAAGTTACTTGTTGATTATATATGTGATGAAATGAATGAAAGAATAGGAAAGGAAGTGAAGAGTGTTGATAACTATTGA
- a CDS encoding phytoene/squalene synthase family protein codes for MLITIEEAYLHCERVIQAHSETFYKAFSYLPKEQKKAVWAIYSFCRIIDDIIDEERVPEEGIKQFEKEFELFKRKQIGSQFEFMWIALSDVFEKFEMEVTPFEDMIKGQRMDFQRTKYETFDEVLQYSYYVASTVGIMLLPVLAPKNIDVLREGAIQLGLAMQLTNILRDIGEDLSMGRIYIPKEMFLKHHYSYKELLHYEVNDRFIRMWEDIAAISEYYYEQALLTINYYPEYSRIPVKGAALMYKAILDQVRKNGYNIFKYRSFIGSDTKEKILAAL; via the coding sequence GTGTTGATAACTATTGAAGAGGCGTATTTACATTGCGAGAGAGTGATTCAAGCACATTCAGAAACCTTTTATAAAGCATTTTCATATTTGCCGAAAGAACAAAAAAAAGCGGTTTGGGCCATCTATTCTTTTTGTCGGATTATCGATGATATCATTGATGAAGAAAGAGTTCCAGAGGAAGGAATAAAACAATTCGAAAAGGAATTTGAATTGTTTAAAAGGAAACAAATAGGCAGTCAGTTTGAGTTTATGTGGATTGCTTTATCAGATGTGTTCGAGAAATTTGAGATGGAAGTAACTCCTTTTGAAGATATGATAAAAGGCCAAAGGATGGATTTTCAACGGACGAAATACGAGACATTCGATGAAGTGTTACAATACTCCTATTATGTGGCTAGTACTGTAGGAATAATGCTGTTACCTGTTTTGGCCCCAAAAAATATCGATGTTTTAAGGGAGGGTGCCATTCAATTAGGCTTAGCGATGCAGCTAACAAATATATTAAGAGATATTGGTGAGGACCTTTCCATGGGAAGAATATATATACCAAAAGAAATGTTCTTAAAGCATCATTACTCGTATAAAGAGCTTCTTCACTACGAGGTGAATGATCGATTTATTAGGATGTGGGAAGATATTGCGGCAATTTCTGAATATTACTATGAACAAGCGTTACTAACGATCAATTATTATCCAGAATACTCAAGGATTCCCGTAAAGGGTGCAGCTTTAATGTATAAAGCCATTCTCGATCAAGTTAGGAAAAATGGATATAATATTTTTAAATATCGGAGTTTTATCGGGTCAGACACAAAGGAGAAAATTCTTGCAGCATTATAA